From the Primulina tabacum isolate GXHZ01 chromosome 3, ASM2559414v2, whole genome shotgun sequence genome, one window contains:
- the LOC142539431 gene encoding hyperosmolality-gated Ca2+ permeable channel 2.5 isoform X2: protein MNAESLLVSASINIGLALLILTLFSVLRKQPSKAPIYYARRLSQHHHVSFHPRVFPWRLLPSVEWVSSALRVTETEILDNCGLDVYVFVRLFKFGINFFMVCSVVGLLVLLPLNYKAGGKGSPRYSMDSFTISNISSGSNWLWVHCSCLYFLSCYGLYLLYKEYNNILHKRIHQLHRMRHEPNQFTVLVREIPLCEEHKAQDCCVDHFFSKYHPHSYQSYQILYDGRDLERLLKEAISVSRKIGNLKQHSPNRRNVRDFFLSDSSKYDADIEQFNEILQELLRNIRHLQSKDLLQEKELPVAFVTFKSRWGAALAAQSQQHSDPLLWITEMAPEPRDVVWNNLAIPYRFLPLHKFWFYVAAALLTIFFTVPVAAVQGIAKFEQLAKWFLPAMAIKLIPGLNSIVTGYLPSAILNCFVYTVPFAMIQMSKLAGYISRSKKDIKVCNMVFYFLVANVFFLSLLSGSLLDQIGESFIHPKDFPSRLASAVSAQADFFMTYILTNGLSGFSLEILQPGLLIWDTIKSHTWDRGKKKRPYLYSLPYYRTIPYISLCILIGMVYAVVSPVLLLFLVGYFFLGYVVFINQIHDVYISTYETCGQYWPYIHHYIIIAIAIMQITMIGLFGLKSKPAASFATIPLLLFTLLFNEYCKIRFFPTFCHWSVKFAVRMLWNWTSSMKRVEQWKQTYKMPLMHTAHPAYVRRTSKMRSQVRWSR, encoded by the exons ATGAATGCGGAGAGCTTGCTGGTTTCGGCTTCCATTAACATAGGCCTAGCTTTGCTGATTCTTACACTTTTTTCTGTACTCAGAAAGCAGCCCTCAAAGGCCCCCATATACTATGCTCGCCGCCTTTCGCAGCACCACCATGTATCCTTCCACCCACGCGTCTTTCCCTGGCGGCTTCTGCCGTCGGTGGAGTGGGTTAGCAGCGCCCTTCGCGTGACTGAGACAGAGATTCTTGATAACTGTGGCCTTGATGTATATGTCTTCGTGAGACTCTTTAAATTCGG GATCAATTTCTTTATGGTTTGCTCTGTGGTTGGATTACTAGTTCTCCTCCCACTGAATTATAAAGCTGGTGGTAAAGGGTCACCAAGATATTCTATGGATTCTTTCACCATATCAAACATTAGCAGTGGCTCTAACTG GCTTTGGGTGCATTGCTCGTGCTTATATTTCTTGTCTTGTTATGGATTATACCTACTATACAAG gaatataataatattttacacaAGAGGATTCATCAGCTTCATCGTATGAGGCATGAACCCAATCAGTTCACTGTTTTGGTTCGAGAAATTCCATTATGTGAAGAACACAAGGCTCAAGATTGCTGTGTAGATCACTTTTTCTCAAAATACCATCCACATTCATATCAATCCTATCAAATTTTATATGATGGAAGGGATCTGGAGCGACTATTG AAGGAGGCAATATCAGTTTCAAGAAAAATCGGGAACTTGAAACAACATTCCCCAAATAGAAGGAATGTTAGAGATTTTTTCCTGTCAGATTCATCAAAATATGATGCCGATATCGAACAATTCAACGAAATACTTCAAGAACTTCTCCGTAATATACGACATTTACAAAGTAAAGATCTTCTCCAGGAAAag GAGTTGCCCGTTGCATTTGTCACATTCAAATCCCGGTGGGGTGCTGCTTTGGCTGCACAGTCTCAGCAGCACTCAGATCCACTTCTATGGATAACTGAAATGGCTCCAGAACCGAGGGATGTCGTGTGGAATAATTTGGCAATTCCATATAGATTCCTGCCCCTTCACAAATTTTGGTTTTATGTTGCGGCAGCATTACTTACCATCTTCTTTACTGTACCTGTTGCAGCAGTTCAAGGAATCGCAAAATTCGAACAATTAGCCAAATGGTTTCTCCCTGCCATGGCTATAAAGTTGAT ACCTGGTTTAAATTCTATTGTGACGGGATATCTCCCAAGTGCAATTCTAAATTGCTTTGTATACACGGTTCCCTTCGCTATGATTCAAATGTCAAAATTAGCTGGATACATCTCAAGGAGTAAAAAGGATATAAAAGTATGCAACATGGTTTTCTACTTCCTTGTTGCAAACGTTTTTTTCTTAAGCCTGTTATCTGGATCCTTGCTCGATCAAATTGGGGAGTCTTTCATCCATCCCAAGGATTTTCCTAGTCGGCTAGCGTCCGCTGTGTCTGCCCAA GCAGATTTTTTTATGACATACATCCTTACCAATGGGTTGTCTGGATTTTCATTGGAGATTCTGCAGCCGGGATTGCTTATTTGGGATACGATCAAGTCACACACATGGGATCGTGGAAAGAAGAAAAGACCTTACCTTTATTCCTTACCCTATTATCGAACCATTCCATACATTTCTCTTTGCATTCTGATTGGCATGGTTTATGCAGTCGTCTCACCAGTGCTGCTTCTATTCCTTGTTGGATATTTCTTTCTAGGCTATGTCGTGTTCATCAACCAG ATTCATGATGTATATATATCTACGTATGAAACATGTGGACAATATTGGCCTTACATCCATCACTACATTATCATTGCAATTGCCATCATGCAAATAACAATGATCGGGCTTTTTGGATTGAAGTCGAAGCCGGCAGCATCTTTTGCCACCATACCTCTCTTGCTTTTCACTTTACTCTTCAATGAATACTGCAAGATCCGCTTCTTTCCGACATTTTGTCACTGGTCGGTCAAG TTTGCTGTCAGGATGCTATGGAACTGGACGAGCTCGATGAAAAGAGTGGAGCAATGGAAGCAAACCTACAAAATGCCACTGATGCATACTGCCCACCCTGCTTACGTCCGCCGGACTTCGAAGATGCGGAGTCAAGTTCGTTGGAGCCGTTGA
- the LOC142539431 gene encoding hyperosmolality-gated Ca2+ permeable channel 2.5 isoform X4, with product MMLLPLLLWSLLFQGINFFMVCSVVGLLVLLPLNYKAGGKGSPRYSMDSFTISNISSGSNWLWVHCSCLYFLSCYGLYLLYKEYNNILHKRIHQLHRMRHEPNQFTVLVREIPLCEEHKAQDCCVDHFFSKYHPHSYQSYQILYDGRDLERLLKEAISVSRKIGNLKQHSPNRRNVRDFFLSDSSKYDADIEQFNEILQELLRNIRHLQSKDLLQEKELPVAFVTFKSRWGAALAAQSQQHSDPLLWITEMAPEPRDVVWNNLAIPYRFLPLHKFWFYVAAALLTIFFTVPVAAVQGIAKFEQLAKWFLPAMAIKLIPGLNSIVTGYLPSAILNCFVYTVPFAMIQMSKLAGYISRSKKDIKVCNMVFYFLVANVFFLSLLSGSLLDQIGESFIHPKDFPSRLASAVSAQADFFMTYILTNGLSGFSLEILQPGLLIWDTIKSHTWDRGKKKRPYLYSLPYYRTIPYISLCILIGMVYAVVSPVLLLFLVGYFFLGYVVFINQIHDVYISTYETCGQYWPYIHHYIIIAIAIMQITMIGLFGLKSKPAASFATIPLLLFTLLFNEYCKIRFFPTFCHWSVKDAMELDELDEKSGAMEANLQNATDAYCPPCLRPPDFEDAESSSLEPLISSRYNNNYLGTDQLEIGNQLLSY from the exons ATGATGCTTTTACCGCTTCTCCTGTGGAGTCTTTTATTTCAGGG GATCAATTTCTTTATGGTTTGCTCTGTGGTTGGATTACTAGTTCTCCTCCCACTGAATTATAAAGCTGGTGGTAAAGGGTCACCAAGATATTCTATGGATTCTTTCACCATATCAAACATTAGCAGTGGCTCTAACTG GCTTTGGGTGCATTGCTCGTGCTTATATTTCTTGTCTTGTTATGGATTATACCTACTATACAAG gaatataataatattttacacaAGAGGATTCATCAGCTTCATCGTATGAGGCATGAACCCAATCAGTTCACTGTTTTGGTTCGAGAAATTCCATTATGTGAAGAACACAAGGCTCAAGATTGCTGTGTAGATCACTTTTTCTCAAAATACCATCCACATTCATATCAATCCTATCAAATTTTATATGATGGAAGGGATCTGGAGCGACTATTG AAGGAGGCAATATCAGTTTCAAGAAAAATCGGGAACTTGAAACAACATTCCCCAAATAGAAGGAATGTTAGAGATTTTTTCCTGTCAGATTCATCAAAATATGATGCCGATATCGAACAATTCAACGAAATACTTCAAGAACTTCTCCGTAATATACGACATTTACAAAGTAAAGATCTTCTCCAGGAAAag GAGTTGCCCGTTGCATTTGTCACATTCAAATCCCGGTGGGGTGCTGCTTTGGCTGCACAGTCTCAGCAGCACTCAGATCCACTTCTATGGATAACTGAAATGGCTCCAGAACCGAGGGATGTCGTGTGGAATAATTTGGCAATTCCATATAGATTCCTGCCCCTTCACAAATTTTGGTTTTATGTTGCGGCAGCATTACTTACCATCTTCTTTACTGTACCTGTTGCAGCAGTTCAAGGAATCGCAAAATTCGAACAATTAGCCAAATGGTTTCTCCCTGCCATGGCTATAAAGTTGAT ACCTGGTTTAAATTCTATTGTGACGGGATATCTCCCAAGTGCAATTCTAAATTGCTTTGTATACACGGTTCCCTTCGCTATGATTCAAATGTCAAAATTAGCTGGATACATCTCAAGGAGTAAAAAGGATATAAAAGTATGCAACATGGTTTTCTACTTCCTTGTTGCAAACGTTTTTTTCTTAAGCCTGTTATCTGGATCCTTGCTCGATCAAATTGGGGAGTCTTTCATCCATCCCAAGGATTTTCCTAGTCGGCTAGCGTCCGCTGTGTCTGCCCAA GCAGATTTTTTTATGACATACATCCTTACCAATGGGTTGTCTGGATTTTCATTGGAGATTCTGCAGCCGGGATTGCTTATTTGGGATACGATCAAGTCACACACATGGGATCGTGGAAAGAAGAAAAGACCTTACCTTTATTCCTTACCCTATTATCGAACCATTCCATACATTTCTCTTTGCATTCTGATTGGCATGGTTTATGCAGTCGTCTCACCAGTGCTGCTTCTATTCCTTGTTGGATATTTCTTTCTAGGCTATGTCGTGTTCATCAACCAG ATTCATGATGTATATATATCTACGTATGAAACATGTGGACAATATTGGCCTTACATCCATCACTACATTATCATTGCAATTGCCATCATGCAAATAACAATGATCGGGCTTTTTGGATTGAAGTCGAAGCCGGCAGCATCTTTTGCCACCATACCTCTCTTGCTTTTCACTTTACTCTTCAATGAATACTGCAAGATCCGCTTCTTTCCGACATTTTGTCACTGGTCGGTCAAG GATGCTATGGAACTGGACGAGCTCGATGAAAAGAGTGGAGCAATGGAAGCAAACCTACAAAATGCCACTGATGCATACTGCCCACCCTGCTTACGTCCGCCGGACTTCGAAGATGCGGAGTCAAGTTCGTTGGAGCCGTTGATATCTTCGCG ATACAATAATAATTACTTGGGTACCGATCAACTTGAGATTGGAAACCAGCTGCTGAGTTATTGA
- the LOC142539431 gene encoding hyperosmolality-gated Ca2+ permeable channel 2.5 isoform X3, giving the protein MNAESLLVSASINIGLALLILTLFSVLRKQPSKAPIYYARRLSQHHHVSFHPRVFPWRLLPSVEWVSSALRVTETEILDNCGLDVYVFVRLFKFGINFFMVCSVVGLLVLLPLNYKAGGKGSPRYSMDSFTISNISSGSNWLWVHCSCLYFLSCYGLYLLYKEYNNILHKRIHQLHRMRHEPNQFTVLVREIPLCEEHKAQDCCVDHFFSKYHPHSYQSYQILYDGRDLERLLKEAISVSRKIGNLKQHSPNRRNVRDFFLSDSSKYDADIEQFNEILQELLRNIRHLQSKDLLQEKELPVAFVTFKSRWGAALAAQSQQHSDPLLWITEMAPEPRDVVWNNLAIPYRFLPLHKFWFYVAAALLTIFFTVPVAAVQGIAKFEQLAKWFLPAMAIKLIPGLNSIVTGYLPSAILNCFVYTVPFAMIQMSKLAGYISRSKKDIKVCNMVFYFLVANVFFLSLLSGSLLDQIGESFIHPKDFPSRLASAVSAQPGLLIWDTIKSHTWDRGKKKRPYLYSLPYYRTIPYISLCILIGMVYAVVSPVLLLFLVGYFFLGYVVFINQIHDVYISTYETCGQYWPYIHHYIIIAIAIMQITMIGLFGLKSKPAASFATIPLLLFTLLFNEYCKIRFFPTFCHWSVKDAMELDELDEKSGAMEANLQNATDAYCPPCLRPPDFEDAESSSLEPLISSRYNNNYLGTDQLEIGNQLLSY; this is encoded by the exons ATGAATGCGGAGAGCTTGCTGGTTTCGGCTTCCATTAACATAGGCCTAGCTTTGCTGATTCTTACACTTTTTTCTGTACTCAGAAAGCAGCCCTCAAAGGCCCCCATATACTATGCTCGCCGCCTTTCGCAGCACCACCATGTATCCTTCCACCCACGCGTCTTTCCCTGGCGGCTTCTGCCGTCGGTGGAGTGGGTTAGCAGCGCCCTTCGCGTGACTGAGACAGAGATTCTTGATAACTGTGGCCTTGATGTATATGTCTTCGTGAGACTCTTTAAATTCGG GATCAATTTCTTTATGGTTTGCTCTGTGGTTGGATTACTAGTTCTCCTCCCACTGAATTATAAAGCTGGTGGTAAAGGGTCACCAAGATATTCTATGGATTCTTTCACCATATCAAACATTAGCAGTGGCTCTAACTG GCTTTGGGTGCATTGCTCGTGCTTATATTTCTTGTCTTGTTATGGATTATACCTACTATACAAG gaatataataatattttacacaAGAGGATTCATCAGCTTCATCGTATGAGGCATGAACCCAATCAGTTCACTGTTTTGGTTCGAGAAATTCCATTATGTGAAGAACACAAGGCTCAAGATTGCTGTGTAGATCACTTTTTCTCAAAATACCATCCACATTCATATCAATCCTATCAAATTTTATATGATGGAAGGGATCTGGAGCGACTATTG AAGGAGGCAATATCAGTTTCAAGAAAAATCGGGAACTTGAAACAACATTCCCCAAATAGAAGGAATGTTAGAGATTTTTTCCTGTCAGATTCATCAAAATATGATGCCGATATCGAACAATTCAACGAAATACTTCAAGAACTTCTCCGTAATATACGACATTTACAAAGTAAAGATCTTCTCCAGGAAAag GAGTTGCCCGTTGCATTTGTCACATTCAAATCCCGGTGGGGTGCTGCTTTGGCTGCACAGTCTCAGCAGCACTCAGATCCACTTCTATGGATAACTGAAATGGCTCCAGAACCGAGGGATGTCGTGTGGAATAATTTGGCAATTCCATATAGATTCCTGCCCCTTCACAAATTTTGGTTTTATGTTGCGGCAGCATTACTTACCATCTTCTTTACTGTACCTGTTGCAGCAGTTCAAGGAATCGCAAAATTCGAACAATTAGCCAAATGGTTTCTCCCTGCCATGGCTATAAAGTTGAT ACCTGGTTTAAATTCTATTGTGACGGGATATCTCCCAAGTGCAATTCTAAATTGCTTTGTATACACGGTTCCCTTCGCTATGATTCAAATGTCAAAATTAGCTGGATACATCTCAAGGAGTAAAAAGGATATAAAAGTATGCAACATGGTTTTCTACTTCCTTGTTGCAAACGTTTTTTTCTTAAGCCTGTTATCTGGATCCTTGCTCGATCAAATTGGGGAGTCTTTCATCCATCCCAAGGATTTTCCTAGTCGGCTAGCGTCCGCTGTGTCTGCCCAA CCGGGATTGCTTATTTGGGATACGATCAAGTCACACACATGGGATCGTGGAAAGAAGAAAAGACCTTACCTTTATTCCTTACCCTATTATCGAACCATTCCATACATTTCTCTTTGCATTCTGATTGGCATGGTTTATGCAGTCGTCTCACCAGTGCTGCTTCTATTCCTTGTTGGATATTTCTTTCTAGGCTATGTCGTGTTCATCAACCAG ATTCATGATGTATATATATCTACGTATGAAACATGTGGACAATATTGGCCTTACATCCATCACTACATTATCATTGCAATTGCCATCATGCAAATAACAATGATCGGGCTTTTTGGATTGAAGTCGAAGCCGGCAGCATCTTTTGCCACCATACCTCTCTTGCTTTTCACTTTACTCTTCAATGAATACTGCAAGATCCGCTTCTTTCCGACATTTTGTCACTGGTCGGTCAAG GATGCTATGGAACTGGACGAGCTCGATGAAAAGAGTGGAGCAATGGAAGCAAACCTACAAAATGCCACTGATGCATACTGCCCACCCTGCTTACGTCCGCCGGACTTCGAAGATGCGGAGTCAAGTTCGTTGGAGCCGTTGATATCTTCGCG ATACAATAATAATTACTTGGGTACCGATCAACTTGAGATTGGAAACCAGCTGCTGAGTTATTGA
- the LOC142539431 gene encoding hyperosmolality-gated Ca2+ permeable channel 2.5 isoform X1, whose protein sequence is MNAESLLVSASINIGLALLILTLFSVLRKQPSKAPIYYARRLSQHHHVSFHPRVFPWRLLPSVEWVSSALRVTETEILDNCGLDVYVFVRLFKFGINFFMVCSVVGLLVLLPLNYKAGGKGSPRYSMDSFTISNISSGSNWLWVHCSCLYFLSCYGLYLLYKEYNNILHKRIHQLHRMRHEPNQFTVLVREIPLCEEHKAQDCCVDHFFSKYHPHSYQSYQILYDGRDLERLLKEAISVSRKIGNLKQHSPNRRNVRDFFLSDSSKYDADIEQFNEILQELLRNIRHLQSKDLLQEKELPVAFVTFKSRWGAALAAQSQQHSDPLLWITEMAPEPRDVVWNNLAIPYRFLPLHKFWFYVAAALLTIFFTVPVAAVQGIAKFEQLAKWFLPAMAIKLIPGLNSIVTGYLPSAILNCFVYTVPFAMIQMSKLAGYISRSKKDIKVCNMVFYFLVANVFFLSLLSGSLLDQIGESFIHPKDFPSRLASAVSAQADFFMTYILTNGLSGFSLEILQPGLLIWDTIKSHTWDRGKKKRPYLYSLPYYRTIPYISLCILIGMVYAVVSPVLLLFLVGYFFLGYVVFINQIHDVYISTYETCGQYWPYIHHYIIIAIAIMQITMIGLFGLKSKPAASFATIPLLLFTLLFNEYCKIRFFPTFCHWSVKDAMELDELDEKSGAMEANLQNATDAYCPPCLRPPDFEDAESSSLEPLISSRYNNNYLGTDQLEIGNQLLSY, encoded by the exons ATGAATGCGGAGAGCTTGCTGGTTTCGGCTTCCATTAACATAGGCCTAGCTTTGCTGATTCTTACACTTTTTTCTGTACTCAGAAAGCAGCCCTCAAAGGCCCCCATATACTATGCTCGCCGCCTTTCGCAGCACCACCATGTATCCTTCCACCCACGCGTCTTTCCCTGGCGGCTTCTGCCGTCGGTGGAGTGGGTTAGCAGCGCCCTTCGCGTGACTGAGACAGAGATTCTTGATAACTGTGGCCTTGATGTATATGTCTTCGTGAGACTCTTTAAATTCGG GATCAATTTCTTTATGGTTTGCTCTGTGGTTGGATTACTAGTTCTCCTCCCACTGAATTATAAAGCTGGTGGTAAAGGGTCACCAAGATATTCTATGGATTCTTTCACCATATCAAACATTAGCAGTGGCTCTAACTG GCTTTGGGTGCATTGCTCGTGCTTATATTTCTTGTCTTGTTATGGATTATACCTACTATACAAG gaatataataatattttacacaAGAGGATTCATCAGCTTCATCGTATGAGGCATGAACCCAATCAGTTCACTGTTTTGGTTCGAGAAATTCCATTATGTGAAGAACACAAGGCTCAAGATTGCTGTGTAGATCACTTTTTCTCAAAATACCATCCACATTCATATCAATCCTATCAAATTTTATATGATGGAAGGGATCTGGAGCGACTATTG AAGGAGGCAATATCAGTTTCAAGAAAAATCGGGAACTTGAAACAACATTCCCCAAATAGAAGGAATGTTAGAGATTTTTTCCTGTCAGATTCATCAAAATATGATGCCGATATCGAACAATTCAACGAAATACTTCAAGAACTTCTCCGTAATATACGACATTTACAAAGTAAAGATCTTCTCCAGGAAAag GAGTTGCCCGTTGCATTTGTCACATTCAAATCCCGGTGGGGTGCTGCTTTGGCTGCACAGTCTCAGCAGCACTCAGATCCACTTCTATGGATAACTGAAATGGCTCCAGAACCGAGGGATGTCGTGTGGAATAATTTGGCAATTCCATATAGATTCCTGCCCCTTCACAAATTTTGGTTTTATGTTGCGGCAGCATTACTTACCATCTTCTTTACTGTACCTGTTGCAGCAGTTCAAGGAATCGCAAAATTCGAACAATTAGCCAAATGGTTTCTCCCTGCCATGGCTATAAAGTTGAT ACCTGGTTTAAATTCTATTGTGACGGGATATCTCCCAAGTGCAATTCTAAATTGCTTTGTATACACGGTTCCCTTCGCTATGATTCAAATGTCAAAATTAGCTGGATACATCTCAAGGAGTAAAAAGGATATAAAAGTATGCAACATGGTTTTCTACTTCCTTGTTGCAAACGTTTTTTTCTTAAGCCTGTTATCTGGATCCTTGCTCGATCAAATTGGGGAGTCTTTCATCCATCCCAAGGATTTTCCTAGTCGGCTAGCGTCCGCTGTGTCTGCCCAA GCAGATTTTTTTATGACATACATCCTTACCAATGGGTTGTCTGGATTTTCATTGGAGATTCTGCAGCCGGGATTGCTTATTTGGGATACGATCAAGTCACACACATGGGATCGTGGAAAGAAGAAAAGACCTTACCTTTATTCCTTACCCTATTATCGAACCATTCCATACATTTCTCTTTGCATTCTGATTGGCATGGTTTATGCAGTCGTCTCACCAGTGCTGCTTCTATTCCTTGTTGGATATTTCTTTCTAGGCTATGTCGTGTTCATCAACCAG ATTCATGATGTATATATATCTACGTATGAAACATGTGGACAATATTGGCCTTACATCCATCACTACATTATCATTGCAATTGCCATCATGCAAATAACAATGATCGGGCTTTTTGGATTGAAGTCGAAGCCGGCAGCATCTTTTGCCACCATACCTCTCTTGCTTTTCACTTTACTCTTCAATGAATACTGCAAGATCCGCTTCTTTCCGACATTTTGTCACTGGTCGGTCAAG GATGCTATGGAACTGGACGAGCTCGATGAAAAGAGTGGAGCAATGGAAGCAAACCTACAAAATGCCACTGATGCATACTGCCCACCCTGCTTACGTCCGCCGGACTTCGAAGATGCGGAGTCAAGTTCGTTGGAGCCGTTGATATCTTCGCG ATACAATAATAATTACTTGGGTACCGATCAACTTGAGATTGGAAACCAGCTGCTGAGTTATTGA